A region from the Vicia villosa cultivar HV-30 ecotype Madison, WI linkage group LG3, Vvil1.0, whole genome shotgun sequence genome encodes:
- the LOC131660305 gene encoding ATP-dependent zinc metalloprotease FTSH, chloroplastic, whose product MAFTTTSLLSTNFLGARNIPTPKTTKPSISLPIFLKTKFSNSLKSNNDNNSEPLKSAAVSALILSSISLNITPAALAVDSLTPSPLQPPVLEAQPQPNQLNPANSSSPFSQNISLTAPKPQAQSSSDLPDGSQWRYSEFLNAVKKGKVERVKFSKDGAVLQLTAVDGRRANVIVPNDPDLIDILAMNGVDISVSEGEQGNNLFNLFGSLVLPFLAFAGLFLIFRRGQGGPGGPGGLGGPMDFGRSKSKFQEVPETGVTFADVAGADQAKLELQEVVDFLKNPDKYTALGAKIPKGCLLVGPPGTGKTLLARAVAGEAGTPFFSCAASEFVELFVGVGASRVRDLFEKAKSKAPCIVFIDEIDAVGRQRGAGLGGGNDEREQTINQLLTEMDGFSGNSGVIVLAATNRPDVLDSALLRPGRFDRQVTVDRPDVAGRVKILQVHSRGKALAKDVDFDKIARRTPGFTGADLQNLMNEAAILAARRDLKEISKDEISDALERIIAGPEKKNAVVSEEKKKLVAYHEAGHALVGALMPEYDPVAKISIIPRGQAGGLTFFAPSEERLESGLYSRSYLENQMAVALGGRVAEEVIFGQENVTTGASNDFQQVSRVARQMVERFGFSKRIGQVAIGGGGGNPFLGQQMSSQKDYSMATADIVDKEVRELVEKAYVRASQIINTHIDILHKLAQLLIEKETVDGEEFMSLFIDGKAELYVS is encoded by the exons ATGGCCTTCACCACCACTTCTTTACTTTCCACAAACTTCTTAGGAGCAAGAAACATCCCAACTCCCAAAACAACCAAACCCTCCATTTCACTACCAATTTTCCTCAAAACCAAATTCTCAAACTCTCTTAAATCAAACAATGATAACAATTCAGAACCACTCAAATCCGCCGCTGTTTCCGCCCTTATCTTATCCTCTATCTCTCTAAACATAACTCCGGCGGCTCTCGCCGTCGACAGCCTCACACCATCACCACTACAACCGCCGGTACTCGAAGCACAACCACAACCAAACCAACTCAACCCTGCAAACTCATCCTCGCCGTTCTCCCAAAACATTTCCCTCACAGCACCTAAGCCTCAAGCGCAATCTTCCTCCGATCTCCCCGACGGTAGCCAGTGGCGCTACAGCGAGTTTCTGAATGCTGTCAAGAAGGGGAAGGTCGAGAGAGTTAAGTTTTCTAAAGACGGTGCTGTTCTTCAGTTAACCGCCGTTGATGGAAGGAGAGCGAACGTTATCGTTCCTAATGACCCTGACCTTATCGATATTTTGGCTATGAATGGTGTTGATATTTCTGTTTCTGAAGGTGAACAAGGGAATAATTTGTTTAATCTTTTTGGTAGTTTGGTATTGCCGTTCCTTGCTTTCGCGGGTTTGTTCTTGATTTTCCGGCGTGGGCAAGGAGGACCAGGTGGGCCTGGTGGGCTTGGAGGGCCCATGGATTTCGGTAGATCGAAATCGAAATTCCAAGAGGTGCCAGAAACTGGAGTGACTTTTGCTGATGTGGCTGGTGCTGATCAGGCTAAGCTTGAATTGCAAGAAGTTGTTGATTTCTTGAAGAATCCTGATAAGTACACTGCTTTGGGAGCTAAGATTCCTAAAGGGTGTCTTTTGGTAGGGCCACCAGGGACTGGTAAGACGCTATTGGCGAGGGCGGTAGCTGGGGAAGCTGGTACACCGTTCTTTTCGTGCGCGGCTTCGGAGTTCGTGGAGCTTTTTGTTGGAGTTGGTGCTTCTAGGGTTAGGGATTTGTTTGAGAAGGCGAAGTCGAAGGCGCCGTGCATTGTGTTTATTGATGAGATTGATGCTGTTGGGAGACAGAGAGGAGCTGGACTTGGTGGCGGGAATGATGAGAGGGAGCAGACTATTAATCAGCTTTTGACTGAGATGGATGGATTTTCGGGAAATTCAGGTGTTATTGTTTTGGCTGCTACTAATAGACCTGATGTTCTGGATTCTGCATTGCTTAGACCTGGAAGGTTTGATAGGCAAGTTACCGTGGATAGACCTGATGTTGCCGGTAGAGTTAAAATCCTTCAG GTGCATTCTAGAGGAAAAGCACTTGCAAAGGATGTTGACTTCGATAAAATTGCCAGAAGAACCCCAGGGTTCACAGGGGCTGATCTGCAGAATCTGATGAATGAAGCAGCAATTCTTGCAGCCAGGCGCGACCTCAAGGAAATTAGCAAAGATGAGATATCTGATGCACTTGAAAGGATCATTGCTGGACCAGAAAAGAAGAACGCCGTTGTctcagaagagaagaagaaattaGTAGCCTATCATg AGGCTGGCCATGCTTTAGTTGGTGCTTTGATGCCTGAATATGACCCTGTTGCCAAGATTTCCATTATTCCCCGTGGCCAAGCTGGTGGTCTCACCTTTTTTGCTCCCAGCGAAGAGAGGCTTGAGTCTGGATTGTACAGTAGAAGCTATTTGGAAAATCAGATGGCAGTTGCACTTGGAGGAAG GGTCGCCGAAGAGGTTATTTTTGGCCAGGAAAATGTCACCACTGGAGCATCCAATGACTTCCAGCAAGTTTCCCGGGTGGCGAGACAAATGGTTGAGAGATTTGGGTTCAGCAAAAGAATCGGACAAGTTGCCATCGGCGGGGGTGGTGGAAACCCATTCTTAGGACAACAG ATGTCATCACAAAAAGATTATTCCATGGCAACTGCTGATATAGTGGATAAGGAAGTTAGAGAATTGGTAGAGAAAGCATATGTGAGAGCATCACAAATTATCAACACTCACATTGACATTCTTCAcaagcttgctcaacttctcatAGAGAAAGAAACAGTTGATGGTGAAGAGTTCATGAGTCTATTTATTGATGGAAAAGCCGAGTTGTATGTTTCATAA
- the LOC131660306 gene encoding nitrate regulatory gene2 protein translates to MGCNISKLDKLPAVSLCRDRSKFIDESLRQSYHLADAHLAHMESLRTLGPALVSFFQQSEDSGEIDASISKISSPLSSLFSSDSDAAQVLLHSDSETDEAERESQLCTHHFRHDYLHRDSVLSSVSDNYVKPIYDSYSPQPPSMIFSSLKPPSPPPPSNSAWDFLNFFEPYEKYQLPYYEGGDSYNDTNLRVEKEKGNVNLQKSESLKSKGGGDKVIIKPENKEGKHKETKLKEEKNSAELEECNDFAKRISETMKEIQILFEKASNSGNKILEMLDVGKLRYHSKTELGKVSWKIMHVFSQPNPVMNKCAEASLLGQKTGSDCKGVCKDKSLSHENLCSTLNKLCLWEKKLYHEVKAEEKMRTLHEKKCTQLKCMTKKDADAQKIESVEAFIDILVMKMKISFQVVDKISITTSKLTEEELWPHINKFILMFLRMWKDMQECYKLQYQKIVETKALDVSTFNRKPCNANIEAAIQLKSELQKWILSFLDWIQAQKSLVKSLNDWLVRCLMYEPEEILDDSATFDAPHVFVTCNKWSKAMDNISEKNVIEAVNGFIVRVNEPLEKYISEHQKSSSLDKELERKVKVVERQGLKMQRKVKIMERQEQKMHKLVQAREKKMAPIGKELKDETGAVNNNDDIVDSTGLQPGLKQIFVAMEKFSATNVSLYEELCRQIK, encoded by the exons ATGGGCTGTAATATTTCAAAACTCGATAAACTCCCTGCTGTGTCTTTGTGCCGTGACCGTTCTAAATTCATAGATGAATCACTCCGTCAAAGCTATCATCTTGCGGATGCACACCTCGCACACATGGAATCCCTCCGAACACTCGGCCCAGCACTCGTCAGTTTCTTCCAACAATCTGAGGATTCCGGCGAAATCGATGCTTCCATCTCAAAAATATCATCTCCATTGAGTTCACTTTTTTCTTCTGATTCAGATGCTGCACAAGTACTGCTGCATTCTGATTCAGAAACCGATGAAGCAGAAAGAGAATCACAATTATGCACTCACCATTTTAGACACGATTATCTTCACCGTGACAGTGTATTATCCTCGGTTTCAGATAACTACGTAAAACCTATTTATGATTCCTATTCTCCACAGCCTCCGTCTATGATCTTTTCCAGTTTGAAACCGCCATCACCGCCTCCTCCGAGTAACTCTGCTTGGGATTTCTTGAACTTCTTTGAACCTTATGAGAAGTATCAACTACCTTACTATGAAGGTGGTGACAGTTACAATGACACTAACTTAAGGGTTGAGAAAGAAAAGGGAAATGTTAACCTTCAGAAAAGTGAGAGTTTAAAATCCAAAGGCGGAGGAGATAAAGTGATTATTAAGCCAGAGAATAAAGAAGGGAAACATAAGGAAACCAAATTGAAAGAGGAGAAGAATTCAGCTGAGTTAGAGGAATGTAACGACTTTGCTAAAAGGATTTCTGAAACTATGAAAGAGATTCAGATTCTATTTGAGAAAGCTTCGAATTCGGGGAACAAGATTTTGGAGATGCTAGACGTTGGAAAACTCCGTTACCATTCGAAAACTGAACTCGGTAAAG TTTCGTGGAAGATTATGCATGTGTTTAGTCAGCCAAATCCAGTGATGAATAAATGCGCGGAGGCTTCATTGCTTGGACAGAAAACAGGATCTGACTGCAAAGGAGTTTGCAAAGACAAGAGCCTTAGCCATGAGAATCTATGCTCCACTTTGAATAAACTGTGTCTGTGGGAGAAGAAGCTGTATCATGAAGTCAAG gcTGAGGAAAAAATGCGCACACTTCATGAGAAGAAGTGTACGCAGTTGAAATGTATGACTAAGAAGGATGCAGATGCTCAAAAAATTGAATCTGTTGAAGCCTTCATCGATATTTTagttatgaaaatgaaaatttcttTCCAAGTAGTTGACAAGATATCTATTACGACCAGTAAGTTGACGGAAGAAGAGCTATGGCCACATATCAACAAGTTTATTCTCAT GTTTCTCAGAATGTGGAAAGATATGCAAGAATGTTACAAACTCCAGTATCAAAAAATTGTTGAAACAAAAGCTTTAGATGTCTCCACATTCAACAGAAAACCATGCAATGCTAATATTGAAGCAGCAATACAACTCAAATCAGAGTTACAGAAATGGATTTTAAGCTTCTTAGATTGGATTCAAGCTCAGAAATCTCTAGTAAAATCTCTGAATGATTGGTTGGTAAGATGTCTAATGTATGAACCTGAAGAAATACTTGATGATTCAGCAACATTTGATGCACCACATGTGTTTGTGACATGTAACAAGTGGTCAAAGGCAATGGATAATATCTCAGAGAAGAATGTTATTGAAGCTGTAAATGGATTCATAGTTAGAGTCAATGAACCATTGGAAAAGTATATTTCGGAGCATCAGAAGAGTTCATCATTGGACAAGGAATTAGAGAGAAAAGTGAAAGTTGTCGAGAGGCAAGGGCTAAAGATGCAGAGAAAAGTGAAAATTATGGAGAGGCAAGAGCAAAAGATGCATAAATTGGTGCAGGCTCGTGAGAAAAAGATGGCCCCAATTGGAAAAGAACTTAAAGACGAGACCGGTGCTGTGAATAATAATGATGATATAGTTGATTCTACCGGTTTACAACCAGGTTTGAAGCAGATCTTTGTTGCTATGGAGAAGTTCAGTGCAACAAATGTTAGCTTATATGAAGAACTTTGCCGACAAATTAAGTAA